TTCTAAGTCAACTTTTCGACCCAAAATCATCTCACCAAAGCATCCATACAACCCAACATTTGATTAATCTCTGTAAGAAACATTCAAATATCccagaaaaattaaatataatttttagggGGATGACGCCGGAGGAAAGCACATACTCTTCGCTGCCCGTTTCCGGCGTCGGTGAACTTGTAAACAGAACCAGGCTGCTGAAACCCTAAGTACCGCTCAGCCAATTCAATGTACTCTGCCACTGGCTGGTCCCACTGAGCCGCTCGTTCCCTCACATCTTCCTCCGATACTGTAAAACCCAGAATGtgaaaccgcgaagggttgAAACTTGGCGATGAAAAATTTCAGGATTCATAAGGGGAGTCAATCGAACAGGCGAGTAGGATGAAATATGACCTTTGCAGACCCAAGAGTCGAGGCCGTTCGTGATGGAGAGGTCGAAGTGGGTGTCGTACCATGTGGCCTTGATGAAAATCAGCTCGATCTCGTCAAGCTCCGTAGGATTTGGGAGCTCAAGCTTCAAGCACGAATGCCTCGGCGACTCCATTACTTTACTGTTGGCTTACTTCAGTGAGAATGTGCtctgaaagagagagagagggattccttttcttctttccttctcttcccGCCTCGCTTTCTGTCCGATTTCCATTTCAATCAGAAAGATTATGAttacgtttggtttcatagtaagattttaaaatcaaattttaattttaattttgaatggaataaatggggctcaccctttgactttgtatgaattatgttgttttgttgtgaaaaaaagtggtataaatgagactcattctttaactttgtatgagttattttgttttgtagtggatagagttaagttagaattatgattttaaaataaaatttcgaaACCAAactccgtttgttttcagagtcgtggtttaaaattttaactttaactttaattcaaaacactacataacaaaacacacatttcaaaagtcaaactggtgggccccatatattattaaacatacaattccattataattaattatttataccttccattcattcCAATATTACCGGTTTCCTCTTGTTTTCGCATTCCATATTGCATTTGCAATACGATTACGTAATGCATCCATTTCCCTACTTCTCATGTCTACATCAATCCGATCCCCAGTTAGATGAGGAGGATTTCGAAATTCATCGTAATATTCCCATGCATTTCCATACTCTTCGAATAATCTATCGTGATAATTATTTAGCCGAATGAAATTGTGCAACACGAAGCATGCAAGAGTAATTTGTCCTTGGCGAAGCGGGCCGTAATTTGACATTGTCCGCAGTATTGCAAATCTGTTCTTCAGCACCCCAAAACACCGTTCGATAACATTACGAACGGATGCGTGACGCTGATTGAATAATTCTTTCTCCGTCATTGGTGGCGTGTCGTCATTATAATCACTGCGGTGATACCTTTGGCCTTTGTAAGGAGCCAAATACCCGGGAATATTAGGGAATCCCGCATCGActacataatattgttctgCAAGCACATATGTAGATCTAAAATATAACAGAAGTAGAATGTATTTATGAAAATACATAACACGATTGACAAGGGAACATACGATATGAGCATGAAGAACTTACCGCCATATGGTGCAGGAAATAATTCCAATGTAGCGGCATCAGACAGAATTCGAGAGTCATGAGCAGAACCCTCCCATCTAGTGACGACATAAGTGAACATCATGTCATGCGAACAAGCGGCGAGTACATTTTGCGTAATCTCGTTATTCCGTTCGCGATACGCGCCTCTCACCGATGATGGCACACAAGCAGACACATGGGTCCCATCGATTGCTCCAATGCAATTCtacaataataatgaaaagaatACGAATTACATTATAAAGCACAAAAATTAGTGGTATTTCAATTTATCACATGTACGACACATACCTGAAAGAATGGGTACCATTTTCGGCAACTCTGAATTTCCGGCTGCACAGCAACGTTCCTCCGTCTTATATACGTTGGTGACAACGAATGAATTCCATGAGCTATTACCTTGATGACTCGTGACACCGTCTCCTTAGAATGTTGAAATCGTTCGGCAACCACGGCCAACCGAGTACTATGTGCAACTACCATTAAGAACATGCCGACCATCTCCTCGACGGTCATACCATTCCTGCTATTTCTGATTCAACAGTTTGCTCTTAGCGTATCGCACAGGTTATGAAATACGTGAGGGTTCATCTTGAAATTCTCGTAACACCTTGTGTCATTGCCAAGAACTTCCTCTATGTAATATCTGCCTTGTAGACGTGAGGTTCGACAAGGAATGTTGTGCGGGACATCTTCTTTGGCCGCCGCAATCTCCAGCGCCAAATAAATCCCCATAAGTTGGGCATCTCTTGATTGGTTATCATTTCGTCGTGAATTCCCGTGTCTTGACATTGTGTGTTCCCTTTAGCTTAGCGAACTATATCGACAAAAAAAATGGTAGATTACCAAAAGCATAGAATTGAAATGATATGGTCAAAGGAATCAAGATTAAAATGTAAAACAAATGCAAGTGCATATCACAAACATCGTAATTGCATGTCACAAGAGtcacataaaacaaacacatagTTCAAGCAAAGTAATAGCACACAcaacaaatataaaacaaaGGTTTGGTAGATGACATAACAAATAAACTCTTAgttataaacatatatatcgCATTAGACGATGGACCGTGGCCGTTCAAGGGTCAAGCAGGCTACAAACCCATGGCAACCTTGTATCATCGAGAAGGCACATGAACATACGCCGTGTGTGCTCCTCCCTTGAAAGTCGATCACTAGCAACGAGATACTCTTTTATGGACATGGATGGACGCATTTTATTGAGCACATCCATCGCTTCCTCAATGCTGCCCTTTGCTGGTTTGTCGGGGCTCGTCACAGATTTGCTTTTCTTCGTTTCAGGAGGGGTACAATGTATGTCCTTGTCCCTATTGCTGAGATTGCACTTCAACATGTCAAGGCACTCCTGCAACCGCGACCCGGTGGTCGAACTCCTTTTGCGCACACGACGACGGGACCCAGTAACTACTGGTTCGGTAACCTCATGAACGGGGTCATCACTATCGCCGGATCCCTCTTCAAGATTGATCGGTTCTTTCCCACGGCTTGATGCGGCTTGTAGGAACTCCTCTTCCATGCGTGCATATGTTTCTGGGCTCTTTGGTGGGTCGGTGGATGAAATTCGTAATGCACCTGTTACTGTCTTAGACCTGAACAACTCTTTTAATGATGTGTAATGCTTGCAACCTCTGTTCTGAAAAGTCTTGAAGCCGCTGTTCTTCtgcattttcaaaaaaaatgcaacaaatataaaacaaaGAACTACTTTATCTGGAAAATTACAAACTGAAAAATGTGTTAGAAGTAAAGGTTAGTGTTACTATACCTTAATAAACTTATCCCAGACATCAGCATTTGCCTTTACGGTATTGGTTGTCTCATCCCAGCCGACTCCAGTGTGCGCAATCAGCTCGGTGAACTGCGTGTATTGGATCCTCAGTCTGCGTAGTTTCTGCCGCAACTTGTTGGCGTCGAGACTGGTGCCTGGAAATTGCTCTTCCAGCTCCTTATTCATTTGTTCCCAGTCCCTGGCTTTCCAATATGTTGTATGCGTCCTTGTAAACTTCTCCAGCAAGATGGTAATGAAAGCGTTCTCCAGTGCTTCAGTCCACTCAACTACGCCTTCACCCTTGGGGGCCATGTCTTTGAAAGAACTATAACAACAACTTATACTGCGGtgatacaataaaatatgacaaACAACAATGTTTGTGTGCACTTGTTCAATATTCAGCACAAAAACAGACATAATAATATGCAGGCAAGGCAACATCTTCAGTTCAAACCGCAGAGAATATGTCCAAATTCGACGTACAGAACTACAGAAGTGGATTTAGGTGCTAAGATAAACATTCTTGGATCATAAGAGAGCAGTTATTTATCACATGATTGCGAAAAGAATCAAATACAGAATCGGTTATGAACATTCATACTCGATTATTTCAGTCAACCCACCGACCAGAGGAAGAAACCTTTCTCTTTTCCCAGAAAAATTGACAGAAATAGCTGCAGCATTCGTGGCAAGATAGGAAACTCTGTTAATTCCCAAGCTGCTATGAGtgtttttccttttactacttttctgttttttttccttcctttcagTTCTTACTTCTTAATAACCATATGTTATTTTATCTAACAGGGGACTAAACCGCACAATATCTTTTGCCCAACAAGCCAGGGGATGCTAGACACAGTAAACCTCCTCGTATCTAAATTACCACCATAATTACCAAGAGCAATCATGCAAACAGACATAAACAGAAGGCCATGAGCATCACGCATTTTATGTAGTATCCACTTTAAACTTGATCTGTATTAGCCACACCACAGTCATATACAAAGCTGAGACAAGACGCTGCAAAGAGCAAGAAGAAGGACaaagagagggaaaaggaGGCTTCAGGCCAGATCAGACGTCTGTGCAGCCCCGAGCTGGAAGGAGGCTTCAGGTGTGTTTTTGCTCATACTGCTCGGGGCCTTCTATGTGGTAAGTCGACTTTCTTCTCTATAATTACAGTGAGTTAAGAGCATACTTTCTTAGTTTGAGTAACAACTAAAAGTTTAATGAATCTTCGGCAAGAGCTCAGACAATTGTAATGCTATTTCGAGCACATCCTTCACAGACATTTCATCGAGCATCTGTGCTGCATGTGCCTAGGGCAACCAAACAAATGCAACGAGCATGCGTTCAGACAAACAGAACGCAGCAAAACAGATCACTAGTCCAATTGTAAGTAGCGTGAATCGACAAATTGGCCAACAGCAACAACAAGTCCACCTCACAGAAATCAATCAAACCGAAATCGACCAAAAAGGGATCAGCAAGTTTGACCAACAGCATGGCTCGGTAACAACTATCCTCAACCCGAGAATAAAATTGGGCAAAATCACTGAATGGAACTTCaaattggaggaagaaattaCCTGTCGGTTCGATATGGAATTGGCGTCCGTCGAAGATGCCTCTTATACCGTAACACCCACTGGTAGGGGCCCGACAAAATTCGACGCCTGTCCACTGATCCCGACAAAATTCGACCGACTTCTGCAGGGGGGATCACTGTCCGTTCAACTAGGGGTAGAGGATATGGCCTTTTCGCCTCTCACCGACAGATTCGCTTTGTAAAGTTTCACGGCTGTAGATCGCAGAAGGAAGAAATTTGGGGAGGCTGTGAGGTGTCTATTATGCAAACGTTGGGTAGGGGCCAACCTTTGTTCTTTCAGTCAAACAACGAACAGGGCCTTTGCACGGCCTGGGGTGTGGTGGGGGAAGGGTAGATACAGGATGGTGGACCCCACAAACggtcaaataatatttttgtcttcttctacaatcacaatcacaatcacaaattcgtgactttaactccgaaaacaaacgcattgtGCGTTTCTGACTTTTGAGTCAAAGCCCTCCCGCTAATAATTATCCACTAATTCTTGACAGCTCAATTACTTCAATCATTTACAGTCAAATTTCCATATcgtttcttttgtttttttcttttttcttttatttgtttttgcaTGTAATGAGCCAGCTTTGTTAAGATTAATTTCATGGGAAAAATTACATTGCATTTtgtaacaaaattaaattaaatttaatttgatttgaaaagaTGAAAACAAAAGCAGTTGGGAAAAGTACgtaagagaatttgaagaagaaaataaaaaagtaataattatgttgttaaattaagaaaaaaatgttgaaacTAAGGATAAAGTGTTGAATATAGAGTTAAGGCTATTtcgtattaaaaaattaattgtaatatagaattaaaaaagtatgagagaaaatttaaaaaaaaagatagaaaaattaatgattatgtCGTTAAATTGAAATTCTCATGCTCAAGGTTTAGGAAGTGTCATTGAATTACTATACTGTTATAGAAATTTAGTATGAGGGGAATTTTACTCAACAGGCaacaagtgtgacttgattgtgagatcctataattactgaacactattcctaaatgtccatagtcaaagtattatagTTAATTAGGACGACGATAATGCGGTTATACttgtgtgggtgttgattgataaccaagtctcataggttatggatgtggagacatcgagtcacaccgcaagtatacattaggagtaatgtATACTGGACTTACCCACcatgagactgctacatgggtcattacgtgattgtcattagcatatctcataATGACTATAgtgcagtggtcctttgacttgaggtcatcatagtttcctacatgtaatgttgTATGCTTTGATGTTGTCatacgccaccgtaacagactggttataaagacagctattgggtataccacaaaGTATGGagaagaatgtgagtgaccaagataggatttgtccctcctacgtaatgggagtgatatctcacggccgcttggtgagcagagtctataagtgtatgcatacccaaatgagtcgatatagggatatcgagctcatttgttctgatagatttacccagtaaaccaagaaagagagattgagccataTAAGGATGACAACGACCGTGCCTtaggctcaatagagatatagatgaCAAATGAAATATACTGCACGAtaatataggtcacaaggttcgtcgagaaattgacttatccattacttgagtagcagtgatgcattgctagatgccgctcactgtttttaatattgaaatagagatttcgatattactgtcaacataatcgggaacctacagggtcacacactacgatcAAATCGACGGGATGAAACACTAAAactgtctaatagagattagacgagTTATGGTGTGATTAGTTAATCGAATATTTAATAAGATTAAATttatcgattaattagacccgatttactAGATTAATTGGACACGATTTGTACACGTAACGGAGACACACTGGGCCCGAAATTGGGAGCCACGTGTGGTGTTCATGGAAGGAATGATGCATGGCTTCCATGCATACTTACACATTGCATGCCACATGGCATGTGGGGAGCTAATTTAAGGCAATCCCACATCGATCATGGACAAACCTAAGTTGTTCCCAAGTGCTTATAAAAGCACTAAAGGGTTGGCTTGTGGTATGTATGACTATGAGTATGCATGTAAGGGtgtgcatgcatatatatatacttatatgatgtgtgtatgtatataagtGTGTGAAGAATTGGATTACGAATTCAATTTAGTTTggtccattagtctaataaattatgAGGATCGCACTGGTGTTTTTTTCGAgagttggccgctagcaccgccgatttCGAAATCCTGTCGAGGAAATTAGTGTGAATActggtagaggcgtcacgcttgggacgctcggtcgacggTCTAAAAGATTTCATGTACACTTTATCTACTCCTACTCCTATTATtgtagtaggtcttggaatttaGTTTCACgttatgaaattttgaatttctctttcttttatgCTTTCCGTAGGCCCTGTGAAATTAGCaattatcaattcaatttataagaaaataataataaaatcccATAGTATGAAATTCTTaactttaattaatgaaagaaaGATTAATAATCATAGAGGTTACAAAAATTTAACATTAAgtatttactattttcttttcttcaatcgtatttcatatattaaattatgtaaatttgAATAACTATAGATAAAATGACTAATAACTTCGATGAGAGGTAATTcaatttaacttttataaggctaaaaatgattattaaaattaattgagtaaagtttaataattcttaatttctttacaattatgtatatttatttaataatataatagaatTGCTTAAAGAATATCAATAAGTGATTAGAATTCCTCTTTAAtgtttcatttatatatattttctttaattacaataataagtaATATTATGAAATCTCTAtgtaacaaaataatttattaatacatttactattttacccCTATTTAACAGGGACATTTACTATTCCGCCCCCATTAATTTTATAAGGTGGGAtacaacttttaaaattgtgtattttaacttaataataaaatagtaatcgcttataaaatagtaataagtAATTAGAATtcttctttaatattttttttggatatattttctttaattacaatAGTAAGTAATATTATTCAACTTCTATATAACAtagtaattatttattaagacATGTATTAAGCTACCTCTATTTAATAGTAACATTACTATTATACCCCTATTTAATATGGTGTAatacttattatatatagatatatggaTTGACTCCTATAGCAATAAATGCTTTCTCTAAATAGaacaaaattattacaataatttacttaaactcataaataataaatataaataaaactttaaaataataatctccTTAACAAAGTTTAAAAAATGGACGAAACAAACATTGTTCCTAAttataaaacttaatatatgggacaaatttatataaacaataaatttaaaaatatgacacatattaattgtaataattagctttaaattgttattattataataaatataacttATTCtaacttataataaaaaaatgaagatgttatgtgaaaattaaaatttataattaattattattattatttttaaaaaaatgagtgtttcaaaatgtaaataaatacAATAGTAAATGATATAGAGATATATCAAAAGGAATCCATGCATAAAACAATTAGTATCTCTGCTAAAATCATTGTAATTCGTAAATTAATATCATCATCCAAAATCCATATTTATAGTTAATAAGTTCTTGAATTATTGGACATTATCTACTGCTTCAGGAAAGACAATTTGGAAAGACCGAGCCTTCTCCCTGACAACCTCTCTCGCCCCAGTCAGCGACTCCGGCGATTTCCGGCGACGTGACATAGACAGGCGGAAAACCACAAGAGAGAGAAAACCGGAAGCTCTCAAACACTGCAATGGCGGCGACTTCTGGGGCTTCAACACCGCCATACCCAAGTGCCGCGAGGATCGCGGATTCTCCCTGTTACCCTCAGTATACAGCTTCTCTCAAGTGTACGCCTCCTCCTCTCCttaatcaaagttattttctAATTGACTGAGTGGCCTTTTGTGTAATACAATTTGCATGCTAAAACTGGCCGATTGAGGATCGAGCATATGCCTGGCTTATCAACCTTCGACAGTCGGTCACTTATTCCCTTGATGAGCATGCCTCGTATGCTTTATGGTCTGCGTTGTTGCCGAATTGCCCGCTGCTTTTGCCCGTGTTTCCTCTATCTATGCGAGGACTTTGTGATTTATGCTATCCCATCAAGGAAGATTAGAAGTTCTGAAATTGATTAATCGCTAACTTGTGTAAGTTAGAGAGCACCAGCAATCATTTTAATCAAGTTGCTTATAAcgaagatgatgatggtgatTGTTCCCGGCAACTGAAAATAGGATAATTAGCTCTTCTTTGTAAGCCAGAGTAGTGTTGCCAGATCGTGATCACGTCTTGCGTACTAAACTTTCAAAATGTGGCACAGAATGCTCATCTGCTTCTATGACGGCTCGACTCGTTGGAAATGTCTATTTTCAGACCATAGTTCAAATAATTTGTCCGTAATCTTGTCTATTTGATCTAAGGTGTAGACTGAGCAATCTGTGGAAGTTTGTGGCGTGCAGTTGAGTAGGTCAGTTGCTCTTTGCCCGTTACATGTGATGCCCACCATTTACTGACCAAATGTGTCAAACTTGTTATCGTAGTGTGTTGCTCATGCTATTTTTATGGGGAGAAATGGATTCCATTTCGGTTTTTGTCTGCTCGAGACTAAACAATGTTATCGAAGCGTCTTGCTGATACCACTGTTATGGGGAAAAATGGATTTTTCTGCAAGTCAATCACTTATATATCTTTGACCCAGATCTActgcatttatatatttaatctaTTTTGGAGAAGAGGGTTGAGTATTTTCTCGTGCTTTTGAGGCAGTATGCTAGAAGAAAGCCTTAGCATAGGCATTCCTCTAAAAGAACTTGCAGTTGGAAGTATTAGTTGTTTTGTCAAAATTGTGCCTGTTTAATACAGTGAATGGAAAGAAAATGGcatgtaattttattataatgttTACTTTCCATTCCATTCAATTTTCTTTACGTCGGCATTCTATACAATTTTTCATGACCTGCAGAATAGATTTATTCAATGACATCTCGCATGGATGAGTATCAACATTTGGCCTTCAtggttaatttaatttcagctAGCTTATAAGAAACCTCCTTAATAAAAGACAAGTTTACTACTTGAAAAACTGGTGGATACCGACACATTAGGTTGATGACTTCTTGAATTGTGATATGGTTTCATTATTAGCAAAAGGCAAGCGACAAGGAGTAGGCGGTTAAAGATACCTATGACCTGCCTTTATGGAGGATTAGTATGGTCAGGCAATGgatttctatatttattttgtattttgtatGGCAGTTCTATTTATTCCATTCGTACCTAACATGACCGTATCATGTTGTCTACCATTTATGCTTTATATGATTGGTTAATAGGCTACAATGACATTTAAGTCCACTTGAATGCATTTTCTTgtcttataattttcaaaaaaataattgggtTCCCATTGGGGTTTCATCTATTCTTGTTGTTTGCCCACTGCATTGGTTTTCTTCCAAGATTTTCACACGGTGCGTGCATGAATCTCAATTTCTTACAATTGTGCAGGTCTTGAAGAGTTCCGATCTGACAAGAGCAAGTGCCAGGAACATTTTGATGTCTATAAGGAATGCAAGAAAAAGGAGGTAATGTGATCTTCAATATCTTGACCTATTTTCTACTTTATAGTTACATATTGTTGTCTTTACCTTGCAATCAGAATGATGCAGACGACTTGCTCTTGTTGAATCCACAAAGGAAAACTGTTGTAAACCTTGATAACTCCGAAAGCTATTTGTCCTTTCGTATGGTTACATTATTCTGTAACCGTACCCTTATTAATTCTTGTCATGTTATATACAGAGTAACAACTTATACAGAGTAGTAAAGTAGGGTAGCATTCTCTATATAAGCCAAGCAGCCTATACATGTATAGATGAAACGTAAAATCGAGATTGTGTTACCCTTGTCCGTATGAGTAAATTCTTTCAAACTTGACCTAGAACATATGCAATTCTGTCGTgatttgttattattgttatttatatTGCAACTTCACTGTATTCTGAACTCTTTGTCCCCTGACCTCCTATCTTTGCTATTACAGAGGGAAGCACGGCTGGAGCGTAACAGAAATCGATCCTTCTTCTCATGAATTTCGCTTCTGTCATATACTTGAAGCTGGTTTACTGAATTTTAGATGTTGAGGTTTATTCCATTTATATTCTAAATGAAGCAGAGTAAAGATTCAGATGACGTCCTATGATGGCATGTATTCTCAAACAGAGGGTTTTCTCTAAATAAGTGTTCGGGTCATTGGAGctcctcattttctttttctagttCTCCGTGTGGTGATATTGTAAGCATTCCTTTGTTTGTAGCATACATGCTGGAATCACTCTGTTATTACCTCTATAGGTTTAGATGTTTTCCAGATGACCTAAATACGGTGCAATGCATATGAATTAGACCTGAAATTCTACCTCTCGGCACGAATTCTACGCGCTCCAATGAGGAGTTGAATCTTCTGCGTTAACAAAGCTGATGCATTTCAGATAGGGCAAATAAGGTATGTTTCAATGCAGCGTTATCATGTTTTGATAAGGATTGGTCAGACAAAAATATTTGAGGCCGAAACTTTAAGGAGATAGTCTTCACGTTTGGCAAGAGGCAACAGAAACCATCCAAGCTAAATGAAATAGCTGCATAGCTCTCTCTAACTTTTTAGAGCCATTTCTTGTTCGGAATTCACAGTCTACTCATTCTTAGAGTGACCCCGTTCCCATATTTGATTACCAAACTAAATGCGGGAGAGGGCTTGTACCTTCTCCAGAGCGAGAAGCGGAGCCTCGACAGAATGAGAGACAGGATCACCTTCAGCTCGACCATTGCAAAGTGCTGCCCTACACAGGGCCGTTGTCCTAGGCCAGAAGGGA
The sequence above is drawn from the Punica granatum isolate Tunisia-2019 chromosome 5, ASM765513v2, whole genome shotgun sequence genome and encodes:
- the LOC116209345 gene encoding uncharacterized protein LOC116209345, which codes for MAPKGEGVVEWTEALENAFITILLEKFTRTHTTYWKARDWEQMNKELEEQFPGTSLDANKLRQKLRRLRIQYTQFTELIAHTGVGWDETTNTVKANADVWDKFIKKNSGFKTFQNRGCKHYTSLKELFRSKTVTGALRISSTDPPKSPETYARMEEEFLQAASSRGKEPINLEEGSGDSDDPVHEVTEPVVTGSRRRVRKRSSTTGSRLQECLDMLKCNLSNRDKDIHCTPPETKKSKSVTSPDKPAKGSIEEAMDVLNKMRPSMSIKEYLVASDRLSREEHTRRMFMCLLDDTRLPWVCSLLDP
- the LOC116209346 gene encoding cytochrome c oxidase-assembly factor COX23, mitochondrial, coding for MAATSGASTPPYPSAARIADSPCYPQYTASLKCLEEFRSDKSKCQEHFDVYKECKKKEREARLERNRNRSFFS